A single Pedobacter sp. PACM 27299 DNA region contains:
- a CDS encoding DUF11 domain-containing protein yields the protein MNLLAFRILDTDLEVVSITSYPTSICEGKAASFVVTVRNNGPDHVLGAKFHLDLPAGLTGSTVTPLVTAGKALLNSSNLTAAAYDATLNMNNAAKLTFTINATVSTLPTPTNPDAAISTDPDQECNAVPSGPGCNNIKDVQINVIPEA from the coding sequence ATGAACCTTTTAGCCTTTCGCATTTTGGATACAGATCTGGAAGTAGTTTCCATCACTAGTTATCCCACTTCAATTTGTGAAGGAAAAGCCGCTAGTTTTGTAGTTACAGTAAGAAATAATGGTCCTGATCATGTGTTAGGAGCCAAATTTCATCTGGATTTGCCTGCCGGACTTACCGGCAGCACCGTTACGCCATTAGTAACTGCAGGTAAAGCGCTGCTCAACTCTTCTAACCTTACTGCTGCAGCTTATGACGCCACATTGAACATGAACAATGCCGCAAAGCTGACATTTACCATTAATGCGACTGTTTCTACCTTACCTACCCCAACAAATCCTGATGCTGCTATATCCACCGATCCAGACCAGGAATGCAATGCAGTACCATCCGGACCAGGGTGTAACAACATCAAAGATGTGCAGATCAACGTTATACCCGAAGCTTAA
- a CDS encoding Crp/Fnr family transcriptional regulator, giving the protein MMNIPDWEKYQDLFETVELPAKTVLLKEGAIANKIYFIKKGCIRIWFNNDGKEVTCQFFFENQSIASIESFKNLAPSQFNVETIEPCTLFYLSRNHFLMIMENSAEVRKKIEDHTFDRLLWYQHLFLSRIKDSPQKRYQELLERHPQILLRVPQHYIATYLGITAVSLSRIRNRKS; this is encoded by the coding sequence ATGATGAATATACCGGACTGGGAGAAATATCAGGATCTTTTTGAGACAGTGGAACTGCCTGCTAAGACGGTCCTATTAAAGGAAGGGGCAATAGCCAATAAAATTTACTTTATTAAAAAAGGCTGTATTCGAATATGGTTTAATAATGATGGTAAAGAAGTCACTTGCCAGTTTTTCTTTGAAAATCAAAGCATTGCTTCCATAGAGAGTTTTAAAAACCTGGCTCCGAGTCAGTTCAATGTCGAAACCATAGAGCCCTGCACGTTATTTTACCTGAGCAGAAATCACTTCCTCATGATAATGGAAAACTCAGCGGAAGTCAGAAAGAAAATAGAAGACCATACATTCGACAGGCTTTTGTGGTATCAGCATCTTTTTCTTTCCCGCATCAAGGATAGTCCCCAGAAGCGATACCAGGAATTACTGGAGCGGCATCCACAAATTCTTTTGCGTGTACCTCAGCACTATATTGCGACGTATTTAGGCATTACCGCTGTTTCTTTAAGCCGGATCAGGAACAGAAAATCATAA
- a CDS encoding mechanosensitive ion channel family protein, translating into MTERHFFSISIRHTIALLLALCLSIPAFAQKNKHTDQDHQDISILSDSATLTKSDYLSHLEKVFETVNKVPVTVGSFKKLTPIAAHLTQDEAALALLKSRLNQSDRTPNLQNLQMDQTLLKELQINNKDCLTDLEEYEKELRELKTEILNLRKDTVLIKLFTLPSMRTLFKDEFAELEKKHLVMDSLLKTTTLSINNLQARTSANLINIKELMYLTDRQLDAVSIKAFGKERRYLWESATSNNRGVGFRKFINGEQEISAYYFVYTRSSRILLIFTCLTFFFWVFFNFRSMKRHDRLEALDDFSLLNPHPYLITFIMLFTLAPIFDLKAPALYIESVQIILAILLTFFFRKRLSSKLFYYWCIFAVLLLAPVFLRLLGMPPRFQRWLLMFLSISSTAYGTIILRKLDEQEKRYRMILVTGYIYTIFAFIAIFCNLFGRFTLTQIFYSTGVNSLLNAISLTILAKVLVEAFLLQMKSSRIRKGYPEYFDWHPVISGLKRITGIGATIIWFVIFTTNLNIFNGLYESLMEVLIEKRTIGNFSFTFGGIVLFLGIIWTANFLQKYIAYFFGDTGDDDIEDNKGQRSKLLITRLILLIGGFMIAVAASGLPIDKITVILGALGVGIGLGLQNIVSNFVSGIILIFDKTIRIGDVVELSNKKGRVKEIGVRASTLLTEEGAEVIIPNGAILSNNIINWTLSNNQMRIDISLTIAKPFNSTEVVNQIRDIIINNNNVFINKEPVIMISPVSKLNSNIKIYFWCKDISNADMTRNIVIAQIFEAFEEKEIEIV; encoded by the coding sequence TCCGACTCGGCTACACTAACGAAAAGCGATTACCTCAGCCATCTTGAAAAAGTATTTGAAACGGTTAATAAAGTTCCTGTTACGGTAGGCTCCTTTAAGAAGCTGACACCCATAGCCGCGCATTTAACACAGGATGAAGCTGCCCTTGCTTTACTTAAAAGCAGGCTCAATCAAAGTGATAGAACGCCGAACCTGCAAAATCTGCAGATGGATCAGACTTTATTGAAAGAGCTTCAAATTAACAATAAGGATTGCCTGACGGATCTCGAAGAATATGAAAAAGAATTAAGGGAACTAAAAACAGAAATTCTTAACCTGCGCAAGGATACGGTGCTGATTAAACTTTTTACGCTGCCCTCGATGCGTACGCTGTTTAAAGACGAATTTGCAGAGCTGGAGAAAAAACACCTGGTCATGGATAGCCTCCTAAAAACAACCACGTTATCCATAAATAACCTGCAGGCAAGAACTTCAGCGAACCTGATCAACATTAAAGAACTGATGTACCTGACGGACAGACAGCTCGATGCAGTGAGTATCAAAGCTTTCGGGAAAGAACGACGTTACCTTTGGGAGTCTGCAACGAGTAACAATAGAGGTGTTGGCTTTCGTAAGTTCATCAATGGTGAGCAGGAAATATCAGCTTATTACTTCGTTTATACGCGCAGCAGCCGCATTTTATTGATCTTTACCTGCTTGACTTTCTTCTTCTGGGTATTCTTTAATTTCAGGAGCATGAAGCGGCACGACCGATTGGAAGCGCTCGACGATTTCTCCTTGCTGAATCCCCATCCCTACCTGATTACCTTTATCATGCTGTTTACCCTAGCACCGATATTCGACCTCAAGGCACCGGCATTATACATCGAGTCTGTACAGATTATACTCGCGATTTTACTGACATTTTTCTTCCGTAAAAGGCTTTCATCAAAGTTGTTTTACTATTGGTGCATCTTTGCAGTACTCCTGTTAGCGCCTGTTTTTCTCCGTTTATTAGGGATGCCTCCAAGATTTCAGCGCTGGCTCCTAATGTTCCTAAGCATCAGTTCTACGGCTTACGGAACCATCATTTTAAGGAAATTGGATGAGCAGGAAAAAAGATATAGAATGATCCTGGTGACTGGGTATATTTACACGATCTTCGCCTTCATTGCTATATTTTGCAATCTTTTCGGCCGCTTCACACTGACCCAGATTTTCTATTCCACAGGTGTCAATTCTTTGTTGAATGCCATTTCCTTAACCATCCTGGCTAAAGTATTGGTGGAAGCCTTTTTACTTCAAATGAAAAGCAGCAGGATTCGTAAAGGTTACCCTGAATATTTCGATTGGCACCCAGTGATTTCAGGTCTTAAAAGGATTACAGGGATTGGTGCAACCATCATTTGGTTCGTGATATTCACCACCAACCTTAATATTTTCAATGGCCTGTATGAGTCTTTAATGGAAGTGCTTATAGAAAAACGAACGATTGGGAACTTCTCCTTTACCTTTGGTGGCATCGTCCTGTTTTTAGGCATCATCTGGACCGCCAACTTTTTACAGAAATACATTGCCTATTTCTTTGGAGATACTGGCGATGATGATATTGAAGACAATAAAGGGCAGCGTTCAAAATTACTGATTACACGTCTGATACTGCTCATTGGGGGATTCATGATCGCGGTTGCCGCATCAGGACTTCCAATTGACAAGATTACCGTCATCCTTGGTGCCCTTGGTGTGGGTATCGGACTAGGTTTACAAAATATAGTGAGCAATTTCGTATCCGGGATCATCCTTATTTTTGATAAGACTATCCGGATTGGAGATGTGGTAGAATTGAGTAATAAAAAAGGAAGAGTGAAAGAGATTGGTGTTCGTGCCAGCACACTCCTTACCGAAGAAGGTGCAGAGGTTATTATTCCTAATGGCGCAATTTTATCGAACAACATCATCAACTGGACGCTGAGCAACAATCAGATGCGCATAGACATTTCTTTAACGATTGCTAAGCCTTTCAATTCAACCGAGGTAGTGAATCAGATCAGGGATATTATTATCAATAACAACAACGTCTTTATCAATAAAGAACCGGTGATCATGATCAGTCCGGTGAGTAAGCTGAACAGCAATATAAAAATATACTTCTGGTGCAAGGACATTTCCAATGCGGATATGACCAGAAACATCGTTATTGCACAGATATTTGAAGCCTTTGAAGAGAAAGAAATTGAGATCGTATAA
- a CDS encoding sterol desaturase family protein: protein MNQLLENISWAFLLTIGRYFTIAGIFFLVFYLLFPKNLLRNKIQGKLAGKADFLREILHSSVSSLVLAIMAIIALSEGIRGYTFIYTDLHAYPIWWIPVSLLLTLLVHDTYFYWMHRILHHKRLFKTTHLVHHQSTNPSPWTSYSFHFLEAIAEGAVMIVLVFAMPLHPITLALFALSSFIINVYGHLGYEIMPKGFRNTFLFEIVNTSTFHNLHHQKFKGNYGLYLRVWDRWMKTEHPDYVKDYDRMQEQRFGKLHKDTSFD from the coding sequence ATGAACCAATTGCTTGAAAATATTAGCTGGGCATTTCTCCTCACTATAGGTAGATATTTTACCATCGCAGGTATCTTTTTTTTAGTTTTTTACCTGCTTTTTCCCAAAAACCTGCTGCGAAATAAGATCCAAGGTAAGCTGGCGGGTAAGGCCGATTTCCTGCGGGAAATTCTACATTCTTCAGTGTCTAGTCTCGTGCTGGCCATCATGGCCATCATCGCGCTCTCCGAAGGAATTCGTGGATACACCTTCATCTATACCGATTTACATGCATATCCGATATGGTGGATTCCGGTAAGTCTGTTGCTGACCTTATTGGTTCATGACACTTATTTCTACTGGATGCACCGGATTTTACACCATAAAAGGTTGTTTAAGACCACACATCTGGTCCACCATCAATCTACCAATCCTTCTCCTTGGACGTCTTATTCTTTTCATTTTTTGGAAGCCATAGCAGAAGGAGCAGTGATGATTGTATTGGTTTTCGCCATGCCTTTGCATCCAATCACCTTGGCGCTGTTCGCCTTATCCTCTTTTATCATCAACGTATACGGACATTTGGGCTATGAAATTATGCCCAAAGGTTTCCGAAATACGTTCTTATTCGAAATCGTAAATACCTCTACTTTTCATAACCTGCACCATCAGAAGTTTAAAGGGAATTATGGATTGTATTTAAGGGTATGGGACAGGTGGATGAAAACGGAACACCCGGATTATGTGAAAGACTATGACCGAATGCAGGAACAGCGATTTGGGAAATTGCATAAAGACACTTCATTTGATTAA
- a CDS encoding Gldg family protein, translated as MKKIIQIARLELSLLFYSPIAWLMLLILFVQMSMGFTPRLPDLARGAGLSALTDKLFINPEYFGVLSGILDKLYLYIPLITMGIISRETSSGSIKLLYSSPVKLSQVIYGKFLAMMVYNLMIIAVICLFILVGAIYIPNFDYPHIFVALLAIYLMLNTFAAIGIFVSSLTNYQAVAAISTFVVLAFMNYIGRIGQGIDFIRDLTHSLSMPDRTARMMSGLLNSRDVIYYLVISGMFLALTITKLELERVSKTVLQQVMRYTLIVLVGLTITYVSSRQQMIGYYDATATKQNTISKNTQEILKKMGDEPVEMTEYINGLEDSYNQAKPNQRIADIARWEPYLRFKPNIKLNWVYYYDSIPGITAQLKQQNFTFSHYVMFMSNLNKLDLRKFLTPAEIKEQINLEGENARVVMQLKYKGKTTFLRTFSPDSYFWPKEAETGAALKRLIVNAPKIVFATDGYQRSMNKIGDRDYKTLANTKLSRGSMVNQGFDVDSVSLENAEIPAGIAALVIADPKVAFSTRAMTKIQKYIDQGGNLMLAGEAGKQSVINPLLDSLGVKMLKGTLVQESKDFSNDLVTPNLAAAAAAMTPELQPYYLRKWVVSMPGAAALAYNPEGSFTAHPLLMTNPESSWLKNGKLVLDSAAAVFNAKAGDQKGSFPTALMLTRNREHKEQRIMVSGDADFLSNAELSRMNMQTMNSGFALGIFKWFAYGEFPIDTSRPDPKDNVTTLTKISTKILQIIYYGVIPGVFFLLGLVILIRRKRK; from the coding sequence ATGAAGAAAATTATACAAATAGCCAGGCTGGAACTTAGCCTGCTATTTTATTCACCAATTGCCTGGCTCATGCTGCTCATCTTATTCGTACAGATGAGTATGGGTTTTACCCCCAGATTACCAGATTTAGCACGCGGAGCAGGACTCAGCGCGCTCACAGATAAGCTATTTATCAATCCGGAATATTTCGGTGTGCTTAGTGGTATTCTGGATAAATTGTACCTCTATATTCCATTGATTACCATGGGCATCATCAGTAGGGAAACCAGTAGTGGAAGTATAAAACTGCTGTATTCTTCTCCAGTGAAACTAAGCCAGGTGATCTATGGAAAATTTCTGGCCATGATGGTGTATAACCTCATGATCATCGCCGTGATTTGCCTGTTTATATTGGTCGGTGCGATTTATATCCCGAATTTTGACTACCCACATATTTTTGTGGCTTTACTGGCCATTTATTTAATGCTCAACACTTTTGCAGCCATAGGGATCTTTGTATCCAGCTTAACGAACTATCAGGCGGTAGCTGCGATCAGCACTTTTGTAGTGCTGGCCTTTATGAACTACATTGGCAGAATAGGACAGGGGATCGATTTTATTCGTGACCTGACCCATAGTCTGTCTATGCCGGACCGTACGGCAAGAATGATGTCTGGATTGCTGAATAGCCGGGATGTCATTTATTACCTGGTGATTTCCGGGATGTTTCTTGCTTTAACGATTACTAAATTGGAATTGGAACGGGTATCGAAAACCGTGTTGCAGCAAGTGATGCGATATACTTTGATTGTATTGGTCGGTTTAACGATCACTTATGTCAGCTCCCGTCAGCAGATGATTGGTTATTACGATGCCACCGCCACCAAACAGAATACCATCAGTAAAAACACGCAGGAAATCCTTAAAAAAATGGGTGACGAGCCGGTGGAAATGACCGAATACATCAACGGTCTGGAAGATTCTTACAACCAGGCGAAACCGAATCAGCGGATTGCAGATATTGCCAGATGGGAGCCTTACCTACGTTTTAAACCCAATATTAAGTTAAATTGGGTGTACTATTACGATAGTATCCCCGGGATCACAGCACAATTGAAACAGCAGAATTTTACTTTTAGTCATTACGTAATGTTTATGTCTAACCTGAATAAACTAGACCTGCGCAAATTTTTGACGCCTGCAGAAATTAAAGAGCAGATTAACCTGGAAGGTGAAAATGCAAGAGTAGTGATGCAGCTAAAGTATAAGGGTAAAACTACGTTCTTGCGTACTTTTTCTCCTGACAGCTATTTCTGGCCGAAAGAAGCAGAAACTGGTGCTGCCTTAAAACGACTGATTGTAAATGCGCCGAAAATTGTTTTTGCAACGGACGGTTATCAGCGCAGCATGAATAAAATAGGGGACAGAGATTATAAAACTTTGGCAAATACAAAGTTAAGCAGAGGCTCAATGGTGAATCAGGGATTCGATGTAGACAGTGTGTCTTTAGAAAATGCAGAGATTCCTGCAGGTATTGCGGCATTGGTAATTGCAGATCCTAAAGTGGCTTTTAGTACGCGGGCTATGACTAAAATCCAGAAATACATCGATCAGGGTGGGAACCTGATGCTTGCCGGAGAGGCTGGTAAACAAAGCGTGATCAATCCCCTACTGGATTCCCTGGGTGTGAAGATGCTGAAAGGAACCTTGGTTCAAGAGAGCAAAGATTTTTCAAATGATCTGGTTACGCCAAATTTAGCAGCTGCCGCAGCAGCGATGACTCCGGAATTACAGCCTTATTATCTACGGAAATGGGTGGTGTCTATGCCAGGAGCAGCAGCTTTAGCCTATAATCCTGAAGGATCTTTTACCGCTCATCCTTTGTTGATGACCAACCCGGAAAGCAGCTGGCTGAAAAATGGAAAACTGGTATTGGATTCGGCAGCAGCAGTATTTAATGCAAAGGCAGGTGATCAGAAAGGAAGCTTTCCTACTGCTTTGATGCTGACCAGAAATCGCGAGCATAAAGAACAAAGAATCATGGTTTCCGGAGATGCCGACTTTTTAAGCAATGCGGAACTTTCAAGGATGAATATGCAGACTATGAACAGCGGTTTTGCTTTAGGTATTTTCAAATGGTTCGCCTACGGAGAATTCCCGATAGATACGAGCAGGCCCGATCCTAAAGACAATGTAACAACGCTGACTAAGATCAGTACAAAAATCTTACAAATAATTTATTATGGCGTAATCCCAGGTGTATTTTTCCTTCTCGGACTGGTAATCCTGATTCGCAGAAAACGTAAATAA